The genomic region GATTTAGTAAATATAATGGTAAATGTTTGGAACGTTGTATTTTAAATCACGCAGCCCTAGTTAGTGGACTGTTGATGTCACATCCTGCTGCTGCAGACGATCACTCGCTCTGAGACGCTGAgggcaggtgtgtgtgtgtgtgtgtgtgtgttcaggtcTGGTGGCGTACGCGGATCTGGACGAGCGGGCGCTGGACGCGCTGCGGGAGTTCAATGAGGAGGGGGCGCTGTCGGTGCTGCAGCAGTTCAAGGAGTCGGACCTCTCACATGTGCAGGTGACGCAGACCGTCCTTCTGTTGTCATTCAGACCGCTGTCATGTGCTCATCCTGCCCTCCGTTCGTTTGCAGAACAAGAGCGCCTTCCTGTGCGGCGTGATGAAGACGTACCGACAGAGGGAGAAGCAGGGCAATAAAGTGCAGGAGTCGACGAAAGGCCCCGACGAGACCAAGATAAAGGTCAGGAGGTGTTCTTCATCACAGACACGGTCAGTGTTTCCGATCTGATCCCAGCTTCTCTCTGACTCTCAGGCTCTGCTGGAGAGGACGGGGTACACTCTGGACGTCACTACAGGACAGAGGAAGTACGGCGGCCCGCCTCCAGAGGAAGTGTTCTCCGGCCCGCAGCCGGGCATCGGCACAGAGGTCTCGCTTCGTCGTCAGACACGTGCAGTTGTGTTTCTGTCTGTGCTGAGCGCATCAGGTgacgtgtgtttgtgtgtcaccGCAGGTGTTTGTGGGTAAGATCCCGCGGGACCTGTACGAGGACGAGCTGGTTCCTCTGTTTGAGAAGGCCGGTCCGATCTGGGATCTGAGGTTAATGATGGATCCGCTCACCGGGCAGAACCGCGGCTACGCCTTCATCACCTTCTGCAGCAAAGAAGCGGCGCAGGAAGCTGTCAAACTTGTGCGTTTCACTTTGTTTGATCATGTGATCGAGTCAAGAAACATTATATAGTACAGAcgagggctgggtaaaaaatactGATCGCTCGATTTTAATTGATTCTCATTTTTGTGaacttaaatcccaagaatcgattagtctagtctgttttcagtggatgaatgagcagaatatgtagctcctcccatccaataaatcacaataatctttgttacttttgatatgaagcaaagtctcagatttcaaatgacgtccatcttattatgagattcagaaaataaataccgttttggcgctgtttaatgtggcgtgacggatcgctttagcgcctcagttaaagagaagcatgtgatcatcctctcctccgctttaatacagttacagcgaaataaacatgaacatctgaaggtatgttaaaatatacagtacaacttactgaaatccgtatcatgtctcgtgtaatcgctcaatcagtgcttcaacctcaataaaacagcttcaatgtcacgtgacgtcacatttacctcagaaaaacacattcagtgaccataaactcattagtcagctagaaaagtgactctagaaagataaatatagctatgaaccgtcacatattcattataatctttaatgttcttcaatatttaatgcatgtttgaataaatcagccgcgatttaaatgtttatatttcaaaaaaacgaattggattagaaatatgattatgtaattctaaactttatttataataaaaacataattgagtgtaatttaagtgtttgtatataaataagttaatttaatctTCAGTATTATTACAGTAGCACCAGCTGActctcatgtgtagtttacagcattagctgagaGATTTtgttcctctagaaaatttgccatgtgctgaaactgaaatactgcatccaaaataatcgCAGTCGTAAATGAATCGAATCAAAAGCATGTGAATATTATTGTGAATAGTATTGAATCGTGAAAATTGtcggtacccagccctaatacAGACTGATTCAGAGCCGCTTCACTGTaataacaggaaaataacagaattaataatgcaaatatataaatataaagcagctctaaaaagaaaccggttataaatgtattaaatgatCCTATCAGTGTCTCTGTTTCCCCTCAGTGTGATAACTATGAGATCCGCTCGGGGAAATATCTGGGCGTCTGCATCTCTGTGGCCAATAACCGGCTGTTCGTCGGGTCCATCCCCAAGAACAAGACCCGGGAGAGTATCCTGGAGGACTTCGGCAAAGTCACAGGTGGGTCCTGAAGTCCTGAAGCGCTGTCGTGTGGACGAGTGTCCTGTGGCCCaggctgatgtgtgtgtgtgtgtgtgtgtgtgtgtgtgtgtgtttcagagggTCTGCAGGAAGTGATTCTCTACACGCAGCCGGACGACAAGAAGAAGAACCGCGGCTTCTGTTTTCTGGAGTATGAGGATCATAAATCGGCGGCTCAGGCCCGCCGCAGGCTCATGAGCGGGAAGGTGAAGGTTTGGGGGAACCCTGTGACCGTGGAGTGGGCCGACCCTGTCGCCGAACCCGACCCCGAGGTCATGGCCAAGGTGAGCCGCTCCACACGCTTCTCTGCTGTGTTGATTACATGATTCAGTTGATTCACAAGCTTACGGTTCAGTTCCAATCTCGATTCATGTAGACGTGTCTCAGGGTCAGTACAGAATAAAATTagtacacaagcatttaaattgctcaaggctgttttagttattattattattattattattttaataatgttataataattttaaagatgtaattatttctacttttaataaatttttgaaTTGTAACATTTATACGTTGGATGTCATAAATGGATTTATTTGAACCTGAAATACTAAAGAAATTACAGaactataatgaatatgtaatataatgcATATATGTCTAAAAACAGTTTGTAACTATCGAGTTTGTTCACTGAACGtctttcctgaggtaaatgtggcGTTACGTGACATGATTGTTCTccagctgttttattgacgtctgaTTGATCGATCACATGAGACATGTTCTGTatcttctgatgttcattcatgtttatttgctgctgtaactagtagtaaagagcaagagatgatcggttcatgaTCTCACCACACATTAAAGACACAAAaactttgtttcatattaaaagtatcacaaagattattgtgattattaGATGGCAGGAGCTACAAATAATGTTTAGTGAAGTTCTGTTCATGCGTCGACTGAAAACGGCACTAAAAGATCgatcttgggatttaagaatcaatatcagTTCATCAGAATGAGAATCGATTCAATATTTTCAAGCCAGCCATAATCTCTAGTCTGTAGTGTTCACTCACACAGAGTCCTGAATCAAGGAATGAACAGTTGTTTTCATTAACTCATGTTCACTAATGGGtctttattttaaatggttagtATAACCATGAGCGTCTGAATGCAGGAAACCGAAGCGCCTCGTCTAATATTGTCTGTCCCATCAGGTCAAGGTGCTGTTTGTGCGTAAGCTGGCCACGCCGGTCACGGAGGAGCTGCTGGAGAAGACCTTCTCTCAGTTTGGCAAGCTGGAGCGCGTCAAGAAGCTCAAAGACTACGCCTTCGTTCACTTTGAGGAGCGAGACGCCGCCGTCAAGGTACAGCACCTGAACCCGTGTTTTCATTCATCACAGTAATGGAAATGTGTTGAACgccataataaatattatattatctttaATCATACATTGTACATGCAGATCTGTTACCAAAACATGACATGAATGAATACAGTTTAAGTATTGATGTCATTATTTCTACTAATGGCTATTAAgtaaacaaaaattaataaaattatgcCGAAATGAGTAACAGAGTTATAGATTTAGTCAAAATTCTTAATTCGAAATTATAAACGAGggagaaactttttttttttttttttaataaatttatttcTTAACTTGAGATTTGTCTAAAAATGAAACGTACAgtaaatgtgaaatattgtttGATTTCGTTGATGACATTGGCACAGAGGCTGAGCTGTGGTTAACTCTGAATGCTGTAATCATTTCTGTCTTTTCTGTACAAGTTGAGAAAATGAGATTGTTTTTGCTTGAGGTGCTCTCGGTCATGTGTTTGTTTGCAGGCGATGCAGGAGATGAATGGGAAAGAACTGGGTGGCGAGGAGATCGAGATCGTGTTGGCGAAGCCTCCAGATAAGAAGAGGAAAGAGCGACAAGCTGCGAGACAGACCAGCAGAAACACAGGGTGAGACctgcgtacacacacacacacacacacacacacacacacacacacacacgcacacgcacacacgcgcacacacacacacaggcttcTGTTGTTCGTACAGCTGGTTGTTCTTACTACAAGGTGCGGCCAGATTCATTAATCCACTCATTTCATTAAGAATCCATGCTATTGGGAGTTTTATTTAAGGACAAAAGATTTTACCCACGGGATTTCACGTGGTTCGGCTGGTCGCGTGAATTCACCGCGCTGAACAACAGAAACCTGCTGGGTCTGAAAGTGCCGTCTGTCAGCAGTGATTCATAcgctattatattatataatagaCCTTTATTGCCTGCAAAATTTCACAGGAAGTGAGCTAATGTGATGCACCCTAACAGAAAAGTTAgcttaactaacaatgaatgacgcTTGTAAAGCATTTAATATTCTTTGTTAGTGTTATTTTCAGCATTTACTAGTACATTAacattaatgcactgtgaactaacatgaacaattgtatatttattagcttttattaataaaagttgTAAAAAATGCATTACTCAAGTTAGCTAATGCGTTAGTAAAGTGTTGCCTAAACCTtatttttatactgtttttacaaATGAGGACGTCCCAAAAGGAGGTTTAGTCGTGTTTATGGGTAGAATTTGTCTTGAGAATATGGTACAAACGCCCTGCTGTGTCTCCGTTTCCTCCTGTGCAGGTATGACGACTACTACTATTACCCTCCTCCTCGCATGCCGCCTCCGGGGCGCGGCCGCGGGCGTGGTGGCCGAGGCGGTTACGCTTACCCGCCCGATTACTACGGTTACGAGGAGTACTACGACGACTACTACGGTTACGATTACCACGACTACCGGGGCGGCTACGACGACCCCTATTATGGCTACGACGACGGCTACACCATGAGGGGGCGGGGCAGTCGTGGCAGCCGCGGAGCTCCGCCTCCTCCCAGAGCCCGCGCGGCGCCGCCCACCCGCGGCAGGGGCGGGTATCCTCCGAGGGGCGGGGCTCCCATGGGGGCGGGGCGTGGCGGCCGCGGAGGGCGTGGCGGGCCCTTCCAGCCTCCCAGGGGCCGCGGCACCCGAGGCGCCCGAGGGAACCGCGGCGGCAACGTGGGCGGGAAGAGGAAGGCCGACGTGTTCAACCAGCCGGACTCCAAACGCCGCCAGACCGCCAACCAGCAAAACTGGGGCTCGCAGCCCATCGCCCAGCAGCCCCTGCAGCAGGGCTCCGACTACGCCTCCAGCTACGGTTACAGCAACGACACGCTCGAGTTCTCCCAGGATTCCTACGGCCAGCAGTGGAAGTAGGAGCGCCTGCGCCACCCGACACCCACCCGCCCTCTTCCTGAGAAACAAGATCGTGATTGGCCAGCAGTGTTTGTTTGACTTTTCTATCCTCCAATAGCCCCGTAGATTCTGTCCGTGGCCCTGAAGAGCCGCACGGCTCTGAAACAGACCACTTTTATCCCTACATCCTCCTTGTTTTAAAGTCCACgatgaacattttaaaagaagACACTGATACTTCCGTGTGAGAGGACGTTCAAATCATGAAATGGCCTTCCAGAAAGATGTGTTGTCCTTCCCACAGTCCTCCGTTCTCCtcgtctctttctctttctctcagtaCTAGTGGCTTAGGGACTCGCTTGTAAATAATGGCTGTTGACTAGAGCTTCGTTTCAgcgttttgttttcttttcctttgttttttgCAGAAGTGGAGAAAAGAATCCACGAGAAGGAAAAAAAGAGTTTTGTAGCAGGATTTGCTGTTTAAGTGTCTGTTTAGCATTTCTAGAAGTAGTTGaattgtgttttttaaaaactgaTATACTGATATTATAActtcagatgttttttttccatttggGATTTGCTGGTGAGGGTTTTGGTCTGGCTTACCTTAAGAGCTACGGCCGGCTGGTCTGATGTTTGTAtttataacttttattttttgtttgttcagtTTCAATAAAACTCAATCGAGCAACTTCCACTGGTTCCGGGAACTTTCCGTTCtgtgtgatgatgatgacgagTGACCGAACGCTTCAGTCGATCATGTGCACGGTTACTTCCTGGCTTTATTAAGCTCAAACTGTTAGCTGTCATTCTGAACTCGCTGTACGTCGACACTAAACCATCAATGGGTGCCTTTTTAAtcttgtatttatattttaatgcagttctCACACTTGCCTATTTTCCCATAAACCAGTTGATcgcaataaagacgaagctaaTGGGAACGTCTGAATAAGAAACACACACGCAACATTTCTCCCGCAgttcaaatgtaatttttaatgtgatgacctcAAACATTATGCGTTCATCCACCCCATTtgtaaaactgaacattttaaGAAATCCAACATTTGATTGAAAACAATTCTAACCATCAGATGGCGGCGGATGACCATTTATTGGCTCATTATTAGCCATTTCCTGTAATAGTTTTTCACTCAGTTTTGCTTTTGAATcaatattaaacataaaatcACTAGGTTTAAGGATATATTTTGTCAAAGTTAAGTATGAAGTACTCACAcaatctcatgaaaaacaataacttttcttgaaTGAATGACACCGAAGCGAGCGCCGCTCTctataatcactgaagctgtcagTGCAGcacaagatcaatgatttcagcacattttattcagtgaatttaactaaagtgcacaattaATCTTTGAAAACTGATGGTCAAATTGAATTTTGCTGAGAAGGAACAATGAAACACGTCTTTTTTGTCGTCTTAATGCTAGGCCTGACTTATTTAAGTGACcgtattctgattataaactaaataTTACACCATTGATGCTGTTTAAGCTGCCCCAGGACACTGAAGATACCGACACACCAGCGAGTGACATTACACCGGAAGTTTTCCAGCTGGATTATATCATTGCGGAAGTTCTTAAGAGCGTTCAGTGCAGATGGTCAGTTCATATGAGCGAGTCTTTGGTCGTGTTTGTGCACAACTgactgaactgtgtgtgtgtttgagtttaCATTCACATCTGAACAGACGAAATTCCATTTTCTGATATTcagaattagcattttaactagttATTAAAAGTTGAATCGGCTTGCAAAGCGAATACATGGCATTGCCAATCTCTACAAGTGAAAAATGCAGTTAAAGTTAtcaaaaataatagtttttacTAGTAGAAATGTAATGACTGTATTTCTGTGAGCAAATATCAGTTGTGTTagtactagtggaaatgtaaatcCTAATCTCAAGAATTATCTTTATAAGAAAATGTAGCTGGCTTGCCTTACAGTAGTGTTGACTAGCAGAGATTCAGAGATTTGATTTTACAGTCCAATAATCTTGAATTCTCCCTCAGAAAATGACTTTCAAATTATTCTTATTTCTGGGCTTCATTCGCTCAGATTACACAGATTTCATGTTTACTCATTCTAGTTTTAAAATAGGTCATATTTgaatcaatattaatataatatgaatGTGTTGTAGTACTGAATGGGTGAGGATTTCATATATTATGGTCAGTATTTGCCATGCGGGCcgaggacttttattttgtgaaGAGACGTGATATCCGCTGGCGTCACAGCAGCAAGATGGCGGCGGGCGGTAGCGGCGAAGATGCGTTTCAGACCTTTTACACAGAGGTGAGCCTGAAAGAACAaaacacacattacacacacattcatgaaCAAAACcgagtgaacacacacagataaGAGGCGGCGAGTCACACACACACGGGCTGTGTGTCAAACCACAGAGCTCCCTATCTAGACAACACCATCATTCACAACACCCGCCGATTAATGACGATCATGAGCCCTAATGAACATTACTGTAGTCATTCAGATCTCACTCAATACCTTCTGCTTCTGTGTGTAGTGGTTGTGTGCTTAATAAaggttgtttttgttattttcctggcaGTTAATCACATTTACCTCATGATCACAGTAATGAATGCGTGTTTTTACTTTACTGTAGTGAGTCAATGAATAAACCCACAGTGAAAAAACACAACTGAAACAAAAgagtttcttgagcatcaaatcatcatatcagaatgatttctgaaggatcatgtgacactgaagactggagtaatgatgctgaaaattcagctttgatcacaggaataaattacactttactctatattcacatagaaaacagctgatttacactggaataatatttcactgtctTTGAGCAAATAAACAGCtctgatgagcagaagagactgtGGTGTCATGTGATGTCATCATGTGATTGCGTCTCATTCGGCAGGTGAAGCAGATCGAGAAGCGAGACTCGGTTTTGACGTCCAAACAGCAGATCGACCGGTTACTGCGACCCGGAGCTTCATACTTCAATCTCAACCCGTTTGAGGCGAGTCCGTCTGACGCTCTTCACGTCCAATCGCTGCGTCACAGACGAGCATCATGGGATTGATGTGTGTTTTATCTGTGCAGGTGCTTCAGATCGACCCCGAGGCCACAGACGAGGAGCTGAAGAAACGCTTTCGACAGGTATaccctctctcacacacacaaacacacacacactctcactcactcacacatacactcagtctcactgtctgtctgtcctcaGCTGTCCATCCTCGTCCATCCAGACAAGAACCAGGATGATGTGGATCGAGCCCAGCAGGCGTTTGAAGGTAAACCACAGCAGACATGATGTTCGTGATGATGACCGGAGTCTCCTGTGTGTTTAacgtcgtgtgtgtgtgtgtgtgcgtgcgtatgcgtgtgtgtgtgtgtgtgcgtgtgtgtgcgtgtgtgtgcgtgcgtgtgcgtgtgtgtgtgtgtgtgtgcgtgtgtgtgtgttcagccgTTGATAAGGCCTATAAGATGCTGCTGGAACCGGATCAGAAGAAGAAAGCGCTGGACGTGATCCACGCGGGGAAGGAGTACGTGGAGCACATGGTGAGACGCACGTGATCACGTGATGCTCTCAGTCGCACAGTGACGTCACGCCTCAGTGTTCACGTGTGTGTTTCATGTGTCAGATGAGccagaagaagaagcagctgaAGAAGGACGGGAAGCCCATCGATGTGGAGGAGGACGACCCGGAGGCGGTACGGACACACCTGAACGTTTTCTTCTGCTTGTTTTAGTCCATATCATGTCAGGATCTGATTATAAAGATGTTCTGATGAAGGAATCACGTGACTCATATTTTTATGACAGCTGAACACATTTACACTCAAATTCAGATTAATGTAGAATCAGATCTTGCAGTCTCTGGTGACGTATGCAGGATTATCCAATCAGTGAGTGAGGTTTAAGCTCCGCCCCTGCAGCTCACACTCATTTGCATACACTGTTGAGAGCCACGCCCACATCTCATCagccaatcaacagccagaacACAGAACATTCTTTCTATAATCTGTTACACTCAGATGAGTGCCACAATCCAGAAGATCTGCTTGTTTCATCTCGACTCCATGATGCGAAACAGGCTTTATTTAATTGAATCAAACTCGGTGTGAAATCTAACCAGATGTGTTTCACAGCTTTCATGTGTCCTGTGCTGCACTGAGCTGCTAACATTGAGTTTGTGTGTCTGTAGTTCAGGCAGGCGGTTTATAAACAGACCATGAAACTCTTCGCCGAGCTGGAGATCAAGAGAAAAGAGCGAGAAGCAAAAGACATGCACGAAcggtaaaacacacacacacacacacacacacacacactgcaaaggCTAAATTTGAGCTCTACAGCAGACAGTCATTATTCAGATCAGTTTTGTTCTCGTCTGAGAGTGTCCGTGCCGTTAAATCAATAAAATCTTTGATTGCAGGAAGAGACAAAGAGAAGAAGAGATCGAGACGCAGGAGCGAGCCAAGAGAGAGCGAGAGTGGCAGAAGAACTTTGAGGTTCGGCAGCTCAGCGATTCGTCAGACGTGTGCGTGAAGCTCCGTGTTTCATCCTGTGTTTTCTCTCCTCAGGAGACGCGCGACGGCCGCGTGGACAGCTGGAGGAACTTCCAGGCCAAAGGCAAGACTAAGAAAGAGAAGAAGAACCGGACCTTCCTGAAGCCGCCCAAAGTGAAGATGGAGCAGCGCGAGTGAAAGACGGACGTCACGTGACGCTCGTTCTGTACATATCCGTGAGGAATTGTGATTGTTTGCGTCGATCTTCATGTCGTGTATAGAGACAAACAAACATTGACAgtttttcttcttgttttatTCCTGACATGGTGTTTTTCTTCTgcaaataaacatttgtttgtAGATGTTTAGTTgtagtttttatattgtaaacaATTAAACCATTGTTTTTGTCCGACTGTATGAGTTTGCTATTATtcggctgtttgtttgtttgtgagcggaagaattttaatattaaatgggTGAATCTGGAGTTGGTGCTTCACAATCTgtactttttttgggggggggggggggggtgattATATAACTAGGGTTAGGGTGACCCTAtacccccaaaaataaaaataaataaaaaatattgtatgGTGATGGACAGCACCCCAGACTGTCTGTTATATTTGAACAAATATCTGGAAAATAAGTGAGAATCCAAAGTTGCTGAATTATTGAGTCTGTCAGAATTATTGTAAATATGAGTTCGAGTCAGATATTGGAAATGAACACCCGCTCAAGTCATATTTACTGTTGGGTTTCCTGGTTAAAAATGATGGAAATTCCTAGTCGGAGTTTCTTAGGAAACTCGTAGATAATTTTGATACCTCGAGTTTCCGAGTTGGGCATGCCATAGACATTAAACATGGACAACGATTGCTGCTGTGACTGGTGTCTATTAGTTTTTCCACAACAGCTTCATCGCCTTATTGAAGTagtgcatatttacatttatgaataGTGTATGTTTTTGTAAACAAGCTTgtaatcacgacttcagaagtgTAGTTCCGGCAGTGCTGGACTCGATCACACAATGACGCTGCTCgtcctgcaggtggcgctaaaATGAAACTGATGAGCTTCAGTCTGGAACAAATCAAGTTTGTTGCAATTCAAAATCACAAACGAAAAACAAAG from Chanodichthys erythropterus isolate Z2021 chromosome 15, ASM2448905v1, whole genome shotgun sequence harbors:
- the LOC137037689 gene encoding heterogeneous nuclear ribonucleoprotein R; its protein translation is MAAEVNGSSGLAKEEEEPMDVSVTHSENYQTLLDAGLPQKVAESLDNIFQTGLVAYADLDERALDALREFNEEGALSVLQQFKESDLSHVQNKSAFLCGVMKTYRQREKQGNKVQESTKGPDETKIKALLERTGYTLDVTTGQRKYGGPPPEEVFSGPQPGIGTEVFVGKIPRDLYEDELVPLFEKAGPIWDLRLMMDPLTGQNRGYAFITFCSKEAAQEAVKLCDNYEIRSGKYLGVCISVANNRLFVGSIPKNKTRESILEDFGKVTEGLQEVILYTQPDDKKKNRGFCFLEYEDHKSAAQARRRLMSGKVKVWGNPVTVEWADPVAEPDPEVMAKVKVLFVRKLATPVTEELLEKTFSQFGKLERVKKLKDYAFVHFEERDAAVKAMQEMNGKELGGEEIEIVLAKPPDKKRKERQAARQTSRNTGYDDYYYYPPPRMPPPGRGRGRGGRGGYAYPPDYYGYEEYYDDYYGYDYHDYRGGYDDPYYGYDDGYTMRGRGSRGSRGAPPPPRARAAPPTRGRGGYPPRGGAPMGAGRGGRGGRGGPFQPPRGRGTRGARGNRGGNVGGKRKADVFNQPDSKRRQTANQQNWGSQPIAQQPLQQGSDYASSYGYSNDTLEFSQDSYGQQWK
- the dnajc8 gene encoding dnaJ homolog subfamily C member 8 isoform X2, encoding MRAEDFYFVKRRDIRWRHSSKMAAGGSGEDAFQTFYTEVKQIEKRDSVLTSKQQIDRLLRPGASYFNLNPFEVLQIDPEATDEELKKRFRQLSILVHPDKNQDDVDRAQQAFEAVDKAYKMLLEPDQKKKALDVIHAGKEYVEHMMSQKKKQLKKDGKPIDVEEDDPEAFRQAVYKQTMKLFAELEIKRKEREAKDMHERKRQREEEIETQERAKREREWQKNFEETRDGRVDSWRNFQAKGKTKKEKKNRTFLKPPKVKMEQRE
- the dnajc8 gene encoding dnaJ homolog subfamily C member 8 isoform X1 — protein: MRAEDFYFVKRRDIRWRHSSKMAAGGSGEDAFQTFYTEVKQIEKRDSVLTSKQQIDRLLRPGASYFNLNPFEVLQIDPEATDEELKKRFRQLSILVHPDKNQDDVDRAQQAFEAVDKAYKMLLEPDQKKKALDVIHAGKEYVEHMMSQKKKQLKKDGKPIDVEEDDPEAFRQAVYKQTMKLFAELEIKRKEREAKDMHERKRQREEEIETQERAKREREWQKNFEVRQLSDSSDVCVKLRVSSCVFSPQETRDGRVDSWRNFQAKGKTKKEKKNRTFLKPPKVKMEQRE